The following coding sequences are from one Desulfurobacterium indicum window:
- the amrS gene encoding AmmeMemoRadiSam system radical SAM enzyme has protein sequence MALAVASYWEPLDNHKVKCLLCPRECVIAENQSGFCLVRKNVGGRLVSTIYGEIASAGYDPVEKKPLYHFYPGQVIFSIGTNGCNLDCRSCQNWQISRQETHREVFPPRMAVDYASRYDSIGIAYTYNDPIVWFEYVKDTASMIKEEGLVNVMVTNGNVNLEPLRELLPLIDAFNVDLKGMTKEYYAKFSSMPNPNVWEVCERIKKAGKHLELTKLIVPLYDEFTPEYFEKFARWIAENLGKETPLHLSRFFPAYKLMNTFPTPVDVLNMAYNVCKEYLYYVYVGNVIEPEKESTFCPKCGALLVERIGYEVSVKFSDGVCPKCGRPVDFVT, from the coding sequence ATGGCTTTAGCGGTAGCTTCTTACTGGGAACCTCTTGATAATCATAAAGTCAAGTGTCTCTTATGTCCGAGAGAGTGTGTTATAGCGGAAAATCAGAGCGGTTTTTGTCTTGTAAGGAAAAATGTAGGTGGACGGCTTGTGTCAACAATCTATGGGGAAATTGCTTCTGCTGGTTATGATCCTGTTGAAAAAAAACCTTTATATCACTTTTATCCCGGCCAGGTGATATTTTCCATCGGTACTAACGGTTGCAACCTTGACTGTCGTTCATGTCAGAACTGGCAGATTTCAAGGCAGGAAACACATAGGGAAGTTTTCCCGCCGCGAATGGCGGTTGATTACGCCTCAAGGTATGACTCAATCGGTATAGCCTACACCTACAACGATCCAATAGTCTGGTTTGAGTATGTAAAGGATACTGCCTCTATGATAAAAGAGGAAGGTCTTGTAAACGTAATGGTAACTAACGGAAATGTGAATCTTGAACCTTTAAGAGAACTTTTACCGTTGATTGATGCTTTTAATGTTGATCTAAAAGGTATGACCAAAGAGTATTACGCTAAATTTTCATCTATGCCTAATCCGAATGTTTGGGAAGTCTGTGAAAGAATAAAAAAGGCGGGAAAGCACCTTGAACTTACAAAATTAATAGTGCCTTTGTATGATGAGTTTACACCGGAATACTTTGAGAAATTTGCCAGATGGATAGCAGAAAATCTTGGTAAGGAAACGCCGCTTCATCTATCAAGGTTTTTTCCTGCTTATAAATTGATGAATACTTTTCCTACACCGGTGGATGTTTTAAATATGGCTTATAATGTATGTAAAGAGTATCTATATTACGTTTACGTGGGAAACGTAATAGAGCCAGAAAAGGAATCGACTTTCTGTCCTAAATGCGGTGCTCTTCTTGTTGAAAGGATAGGTTATGAGGTATCTGTAAAGTTTTCAGACGGTGTTTGCCCAAAGTGTGGCAGACCGGTTGATTTTGTCACTTAA